A single genomic interval of Cyprinus carpio isolate SPL01 chromosome B24, ASM1834038v1, whole genome shotgun sequence harbors:
- the LOC109085762 gene encoding probable G-protein coupled receptor 141 yields MAMNTTVNYTTSPAVTTNPTSEAPSAHLTEPFRVALIIIYTAVLLVGITGLSVMISLLKTNIRSLTTIAFLNLMVAHFLFLLTVPFRIYYYVSQTWKLGHGFCKLVSAMVHIHIYMVFTIYSILLTVRFLHFYKKTQRTEFYRRLHGLGASALVWFILLIIMLPVVLKQYGHGQGQGEVLPVVLKQYGHEHGHEHGLGVFIYIFIITVSCLQTCIQVIILRSMILKYGPACRSQQEFWVQIKNLSFVLIMLTCLVPYHLFRLQYMNYTKELHQINEVFLAITGLTCFDMLTFTGKNIYKVCWTR; encoded by the coding sequence ATGGCAATGAACACCACAGTCAACTATACCACCAGCCCTGCAGTGACAACCAACCCAACTTCAGAAGCCCCCTCGGCACACCTCACCGAGCCCTTCAGAGTCGCCCTGATCATCATTTACACTGCAGTCCTTCTAGTCGGCATCACAGGCTTAAGCGTCATGATCAGCTTGTTAAAAACCAACATTCGCTCGTTAACCACCATCGCCTTCCTGAACTTGATGGTCGCACACTTTCTTTTCCTGCTCACCGTGCCGTTCAGAATCTACTACTACGTGTCCCAAACGTGGAAGCTGGGTCATGGATTCTGTAAACTGGTCAGCGCCATGGTGCATATCCACATATACATGGTGTTTACCATCTACTCCATCCTTCTCACGGTTCGTTTCCTGCATTTTTACAAGAAAACGCAGCGGACTGAGTTCTACAGGAGGCTGCATGGACTGGGTGCGAGCGCTCTGGTGTGGTTCATCCTGTTAATCATCATGCTCCCCGTCGTGCTCAAACAATACGGACACGGACAGGGACAGGGAGAGGTGCTGCCCGTCGTGCTCAAACAATACGGACACGAACACGGACACGAACACGGACTGGGAGTGTTTATTTACATCTTTATAATCACGGTGTCGTGTCTTCAGACCTGCATCCAGGTCATCATCCTGCGCTCGATGATCCTCAAGTACGGCCCCGCCTGCCGTTCCCAGCAGGAGTTTTGGGTCCAAATAAAAAACCTCAGCTTTGTACTCATCATGCTCACCTGCCTGGTACCGTACCACCTTTTTAGGCTACAATACATGAATTATACTAAAGAACTTCATCAGATAAATGAAGTGTTTCTGGCCATCACTGGGCTTACGTGTTTCGACATGCTGACGTTCACTGGGAAGAACATATATAAAGTGTGCTGGACCAGATAA